The Pararge aegeria unplaced genomic scaffold, ilParAegt1.1, whole genome shotgun sequence DNA window CGTGTAATGATCCATCTTCCTCAACTTGCTACTTATATAGTCTGCAAATATAGCAGCATCATCGCGTTGCCTTGCATTAGACGTGATCTCCCTCAGTAATTGCAAAGCTTCATCAACTTCAGGTTCTCTCTCTATATTTCGCTTTCGTGAAGTCCTTGTCGAAGGTAGCGTAGTCTGGGGAGTGATATTATCTTGAgaagactgaaaataaaaaggaaatcttataaataattgcaaacaagcttcaatactatattttgaatatatcctatcagtatgtaaatattaaataaaaaccaagcttataaacataacatgtatgtatagtgtatacaaataattatgtaagtttaagcTACATTTACtcagtaaataattgatattatttctttatatattttttttcatcttacatatcatacttcatacttcatactaatatatactaatattataaatgcgaaagtgtgtttgttggtttgtccttgaaTCACGCCGCAACAGAGCTACGGATCGACATGATTTTTTGCATGGGGATAGTTAAGGTCctggagagtgacataggctactttttatcccggaaaatcaaagagttcccaagggattttaaaaacttaatccacgcgaacgaagtcgcgggcatcagctagttggCCATATATCACGTCCTCAAGTATTGCAAATGTCTCACCAGTAACCCTGTACACTCTTCACGAGCGCTTATTCCCGAATACTTCGCTTTCGGTAAGTGTTATGCCGACTACATAAGGTCAAAAACGAGAGTATGCTCGCCCGCGCTCCGTGGTATTATGTATTGTTACCGGGTTgtaggtagtaggtatctaaaatattaatacgcgaagcaaaaactttgtacctacccctattaacgaaaatattgcataatgaaatatgtattttaaatttattatggtcgACCAACTAGTCTACTTAGGTAATTATAAGAATTTGATGGGTACTTACACTAGGTGTGTGGCTGTTCAGAGTCGGTACCGGTGcattcttgtcattaagaaatgatAACGCCTTATAAGCAAACCATTTCGGCAATTGAACATCAACCCGTCCAGATCCACTCCTTTTAGATTCTTCAAATTTGCGTTTTTCTCGAAAATAATGGCTAGATAAATTCTTCAGTTTTCTCTCAATTTCTGTTGATGCTATGTTGAACACAGAAGCAATATCCCTAACAGCATCGTTTCTTTTGTTGCGATTCTTGAAATCCATATGCCTTGGGTTCCACAATAGTTCATTTTCTTGAtacttttctattaataaaagtacagcACTATCATCCCAGTTAAATTCtgtcattttgttatttaaatgaatacgaCAACACTACCACTCCGTATCGAAGCCGCAAGCAAACTGCCGCCGGCACCAAAAGCCGCGCGTGCCGCAGGTAAAAGATGCATGAGCCGGCGGCATGGCCGGCGGCCCGGCCGCCGGCCATGCCGCCGGCCGTGCCGCCGGGCATGTGTGGATGCGCCATTACTAGTATCAAAATTCATCGAACCCATTCTCATTTCTGCTTCATAGATAATATTCTGGATTTGATGTTGTACTGTACACATCGTGTAATGATCCATCTTCCTCAACTTGCTACTTATATAGTCTGCAAATATAGCAGCATCATCGCGTTGCCTTGCATTAGACGTGATCTCCCTCAGTAATTGCAAAGCTTCATCAACTTCAGGTTCTCTCTCTATATTTCGCTTTCGTGAAGTCCTTGTCGAAGGTAGCGTAGTCTGGGGAGTGATATTATCTTGAgaagactgaaaataaaaaggaaatcttataaataattgcaaacaagcttcaatactatattttgaatatatcctatcagtatgtaaatattaaataaaaaccaagcttataaacataacatgtatgtatagtgtatacaaataattatgtaagtttaagcTACATTTACtcagtaaataattgatattatttctttatatattttttttcatcttacatatcatacttcatacttcatactaatatatactaatattataaatgcgaaagtgtgtttgttggtttgtccttgaaTCACGCCGCAACAGAGCTACGGATCGACATGATTTTTTGCATGGGGATAGTTAAGGTCctggagagtgacataggctactttttatcccggaaaatcaaagagttcccaagggattttaaaaacttaatccacgcgaacgaagtcgcgggcatcagctagttggCCATATATCACGTCCTCAAGTATTGCAAATGTCTCACCAGTAACCCTGTACACTCTTCACGAGCGCTTATTCCCGAATACTTCGCTTTCGGTAAGTGTTATGCCGACTACATAAGGTCAAAAACGAGAGTATGCTCGCCCGCGCTCCGTGGTATTATGTATTGTTACCGGGTTgtaggtagtaggtatctaaaatattaatacgcgaagcaaaaactttgtacctacccctattaacgaaaatattgcataatgaaatatgtattttaaatttattatggtcgACCAACTAGTCTACTTAGGTAATTATAAGAATTTGATGGGTACTTACACTAGGTGTGTGGCTGTTCAGAGTCGGTACCGGTGcattcttgtcattaagaaatgatAACGCCTTATAAGCAAACCATTTCGGCAATTGAACATCATCCCGTCCAGATCCACTCCTTTTAGATTCTTCAAATTTGCGTTTTTCTCGAAAATAATGGCTAGATAAATTCTTCAGTTTTCTCTCAATTTCTGTTGATGCTATGTTGAACACAGAAGCAATATCCCTAATGGCGCATCCACACATGCCCGGCGGCACGGCCGGCGGCATGGCCGGCGGCCGGGCCGCCGGCCATGCCGCCGGCTCATGCATCTTTTACCTGCGGCACGCGCGGCTTTTGGTGCCGGCGGCAGTTTGCTTGCGGCTTCGATACGGAGTGGTAGTGTTGtcgtattcatttaaataacaaaatgacaGAATTTAACTGGGATGATAGTgctgtacttttattaatagaaaagtaTCAAGAAAATGAACTATTGTGGAACCCAAGGCATATGGATTTCAAGAATCGCAACAAAAGAAACGATGCTGTTAGGGATATTGCTTCTGTGTTCAACATAGCATCAACAGAAATTGAGAGAAAACTGAAGAATTTATCTAGCCATTATTTTCGAGAAAAACGCAAATTTGAAGAATCTAAAAGGAGTGGATCTGGACGGGATGATGTTCAATTGCCGAAATGGTTTGCTTATAAGGCGTTatcatttcttaatgacaagaatgCACCGGTACCGACTCTGAACAGCCACACACCTAGTGTAAGTACCCATCAAATTCTTATAATTACCTAAGTAGACTAGTTGGTcgaccataataaatttaaaatacatatttcattatgcaatattttcgttaataggggtaggtacaaagtttttgcttcgcgtattaatattttagatacctactacctacAACCCGGTAACAATACATAATACCACGGAGCGCGGGCGAGCATACTCTCGTTTTTGACCTTATGTAGTCGGCATAACACTTACCGAAAGCGAAGTATTCGGGAATAAGCGCTCGTGAAGAGTGTACAGGGTTACTGGTGAGACATTTGCAATACTTGAGGACGTGATATATGGccaactagctgatgcccgcgacttcgttcgcgtggattaagtttttaaaatcccttgggaactctttgattttccgggataaaaagtagcctatgtcactctccagGACCTTAACTATCCCCATGCAAAAAATCATGTCGATCCGTAGCTCTGTTGCGGCGTGAttcaaggacaaaccaacaaacacactttcgcatttataatattagtatatattagtatgaagtatgaagtatgatatgtaagatgaaaaaaaatatataaagaaataatatcaattatttactgaGTAAATGTAgcttaaacttacataattatttgtatacactatacatacatgttatgtttataagcttggtttttatttaatatttacatactgataggatatattcaaaatatagtattgaagcttgtttgcaattatttataagatttcctttttattttcagtcttcTCAAGATAATATCACTCCCCAGACTACGCTACCTTCGACAAGGACTTCACGAAAGCGAAATATAGAGAGAGAACCTGAAGTTGATGAAGCTTTGCAATTACTGAGGGAGATCACGTCTAATGCAAGGCAACGCGATGATGCTGCTATATTTGCAGACTATATAAGTAGCAAGTTGAGGAAGATGGATCATTACACGATGTGTACAGTACAACATCAAATCCAGAATATTATCTATGAAGCAGAAATGAGAATGGGTTCGATGAATTTTGATACTAGTAATACTACTCAGCCTCTTCGTTATCAAAATGTTCGTCCAGGATACTTCACCGGCCAACCTACAACGTTAGCAATGTCACCGTCGCCCTCAACTTCGCGCTCTTACTCTGTTCAATCAGACTATGAAATGCAAAATAGCCCAGATGTCAATACAAGTGACAGTCTGTTACAAgtcttggaaaataatttaaccaaataatttaaccgaaaatagtgtaatagattaaaataaggttacatattaaaatgacgAAAAACGCAATgcctttacttaaaactaaaataaatgtttatattttcggttaaattattttattttaataaaagcttaaaattattgatacatGTTTCTGAttcctaaataaaacaattatttgaataatcatattttatttctttcaaacattatatttgatattgccAAGGAAGCTGACCTTGTTCCgatagaaaataacattttagctCATTTCTAATTACACTTGGTTCTACATTTAGAGCGATCTGCGGTATATTTTGTTGCATTTCGTTCAAAACTCCATCAGTAGTTCTTTCATTTCtcttcataaaattatgcaGATGCACACAAGCCATCACGACAATTTTTGCTTTCTCATTTTGTAAACCAATGCGTGAATgcaaaattctgaatttattagataaaatgcCAAACGCGTCTTCTACAACCATGCGCCCGCGACTAagtctataattaaaaaccctCTCAGGTGATCCTTTTGCATGATATCCAGAaaacggttttattatattctgtgaGATGGGGAAAGCATCGTCACCGATGAAATAAAAAGGTACAGGTGTATTTCTCCCTTGTAATGGAATCGCTTGTGGCAGACTTAAAGTTCCATCTCGTATCATATCAAATAAAGTTGAATTTCGTAGAACTCCACCATCAGATATTCTGCCCTGACATCCAATGTCtacgtataaaaagttataattggcATCGA harbors:
- the LOC120636901 gene encoding uncharacterized protein LOC120636901 — translated: MHEPAAWPAARPPAMPPAVPPGMCGCAIRDIASVFNIASTEIERKLKNLSSHYFREKRKFEESKRSGSGRDDVQLPKWFAYKALSFLNDKNAPVPTLNSHTPSSSQDNITPQTTLPSTRTSRKRNIEREPEVDEALQLLREITSNARQRDDAAIFADYISSKLRKMDHYTMCTVQHQIQNIIYEAEMRMGSMNFDTSNGASTHARRHGRRHGRRPGRRPCRRLMHLLPAARAAFGAGGSLLAASIRSGSVVVFI
- the LOC120636898 gene encoding uncharacterized protein LOC120636898 produces the protein MTEFNWDDSAVLLLIEKYQENELLWNPRHMDFKNRNKRNDAVRDIASVFNIASTEIERKLKNLSSHYFREKRKFEESKRSGSGRDDVQLPKWFAYKALSFLNDKNAPVPTLNSHTPSSSQDNITPQTTLPSTRTSRKRNIEREPEVDEALQLLREITSNARQRDDAAIFADYISSKLRKMDHYTMCTVQHQIQNIIYEAEMRMGSMNFDTSNTTQPLRYQNVRPGYFTGQPTTLAMSPSPSTSRSYSVQSDYEMQNSPDVNTSDSLLQVLENNLTK